A section of the Glandiceps talaboti chromosome 8, keGlaTala1.1, whole genome shotgun sequence genome encodes:
- the LOC144439295 gene encoding F-box/LRR-repeat protein 21-like: MESRADEAAALSDYDYTYNYAELPDTILLKIFQILNLTDRQSAACVCHSWSEVYQHPSLWDEIEVILRAAEDEEEASILFNVSSLEHQKAMLENVGRYFRDVTVVAIYLRTHFLTSDLHVLRAIYRNCNELDTLTIAVYGAHQIIKVIRFIIRPITTLQGLIPVHAIVLHLKRLRKFHLKSWPHKDPNGFTIITTLAMNDNIINLEEINLYWDLANANDTWACRILEIPEETEVSVCFDKFKCLTVFSTQLCILTDMVLSVFAKPRTKRLQKLKVLIAYQRGPGEFEKSPISNETWKAVRMQNPHLQVFFTFACQIQPNDLLAIFQPLIPVVSVYFMKYARSTPLCLESLATYYNESLEFYRDYSDSFDIDEDLARLAFKCTELSCLIHHGPIHQRTVLSIAEVVGQRLRYFDVLDAKICTSEIDPDEFGDETVIAMDEDGTYKLVQQELNKKTKEEKDRRGEKLMALYSKVSAAFGRNWRPSHAPSDEYFTV, encoded by the coding sequence ATGGAGTCTAGAGCTGACGAAGCAGCCGCATTGTCCGATTATGACTACACGTACAACTATGCGGAGTTACCTGATACAATACTTCTGAAGATTTTTCAGATTCTGAACCTAACCGATCGACAATCAGCTGCCTGTGTCTGTCATTCTTGGTCAGAAGTGTACCAACATCCAAGTCTCTGGGACGAGATTGAAGTTATCCTTAGAGCTGCTGAGGACGAAGAAGAAGCCTCCATCTTGTTTAATGTGAGTTCGTTGGAGCACCAGAAGGCGATGCTTGAAAATGTCGGCCGATATTTTCGTGATGTGACCGTTGTTGCAATCTATTTGAGAACACACtttttgacctctgacctacacGTGTTGCGTGCCATCTACAGAAATTGCAATGAGTTGGATACATTGACCATCGCTGTGTACGGTGCTCATCAGATTATCAAAGTTATCCGCTTTATTATTCGCCCAATAACCACTCTGCAAGGCCTGATACCCGTTCATGCAATCGTTCTTCACTTGAAACGACTACGAAAGTTCCATCTGAAATCGTGGCCACACAAGGATCCAAACGGTTTCACCATCATAACAACCCTTGCTATGAATGATAACATTATCAACCTTGAGGAAATAAACCTTTACTGGGATCTGGCCAATGCCAATGATACGTGGGCATGCCGAATCCTAGAAATTCCAGAGGAAACTGAGGTGAGCGTCTGCTTCGACAAGTTCAAATGTCTAACAGTGTTTTCTACCCAGCTGTGCATACTTACAGATATGGTTTTGTCTGTATTTGCCAAGCCAAGGACCAAACGTCTACAGAAGCTGAAAGTGCTAATCGCCTATCAACGGGGCCCGGGTGAGTTCGAGAAGTCTCCTATCTCAAACGAAACATGGAAAGCCGTCAGAATGCAAAATCCACACTTACAGGTATTTTTCACCTTTGCATGTCAAATCCAACCCAACGATCTTCTGGCCATATTCCAACCGTTGATACCCGTGGTTTCCGTGTATTTCATGAAGTATGCTCGGTCAACGCCTCTTTGTTTAGAGTCCCTCGCAACATACTACAACGAAAGTTTGGAATTTTATCGAGATTATTCAGACAGTTTCGACATCGACGAAGATTTGGCCCGACTTGCTTTCAAGTGTACCGAGTTGTCATGTCTTATTCACCATGGCCCAATACACCAACGAACAGTTCTGTCCATAGCTGAAGTGGTGGGTCAAAGACTACGTTATTTCGACGTCCTTGATGCCAAAATCTGTACCAGTGAAATCGACCCAGATGAATTCGGTGATGAAACCGTCATCGCTATGGACGAAGATGGAACTTATAAGTTAGTTCAACAAGAACTTAACAAGAAAACGAAAGAAGAGAAAGACAGACGTGGCGAGAAGTTGATGGCACTGTACAGTAAGGTCTCAGCCGCTTTTGGCAGGAACTGGAGGCCTTCCCACGCACCGTCAGATGAGTACTTCACTGTTTGA
- the LOC144439296 gene encoding histamine H2 receptor-like has translation MNNTTVEKTETRLEGMPWRSVLFGCIGIIGVLGNSLVCLVFLKVPKLRTLTNYLIVHQAIIDLSTSVLIVVYYLSPQFTYTSDSLGGEIICRVWKSNYLVWCCFLASSLNLVIITLERYYAIVYPLHHATVFTNTRVAMMLVTEWIIALIFKSFNLYVQYYSQGHCMPIKQWSSPTFGKFVGISNAFAQYFIPLIVMSVAYIRCIVVLKQKSLADVHTCQSLENAPTDSLKRARLNVLKMLILVFLAYALCWGPNQVVFFAFCMGVPLDFGSSLYHTTVVLGYINSSINPFIYALKYRQFQKGVRLVFCPKSSNTVANTSIARMET, from the coding sequence ATGAATAACACCACTGTCGAGAAAACTGAAACCAGATTAGAAGGAATGCCGTGGAGGTCTGTCTTGTTCGGCTGTATAGGAATAATTGGTGTTCTCGGCAATTCACTAGTGTGTCTCGTATTCCTCAAGGTTCCTAAACTACGAACTCTAACCAATTACCTGATCGTACACCAAGCTATAATTGATCTCTCGACGTCTGTTTTGATTGTTGTATACTATCTCAGTCCGCAGTTCACTTACACCTCCGATTCCCTGGGAGGGGAAATAATCTGCAGAGTATGGAAATCAAACTATCTCGTCTGGTGTTGCTTCCTGGCTTCAAGTTTAAATCTAGTAATCATAACACTGGAGAGATACTACGCTATTGTGTATCCCCTTCATCATGCTACAGTTTTCACAAATACTAGAGTAGCTATGATGCTTGTGACAGAGTGGATCATTGCCTTGATATTCAAGTCATTTAATTTATATGTTCAATATTACAGTCAGGGTCATTGTATGCCAATAAAACAATGGTCATCGCCAACATTTGGTAAATTCGTTGGTATCAGTAATGCGTTCGCTCAGTATTTTATACCATTGATTGTGATGTCTGTGGCGTACATTCGCTGTATCGTGGTCCTGAAACAGAAATCACTTGCTGATGTTCACACGTGCCAGAGTCTAGAGAACGCGCCAACGGATTCTCTGAAACGTGCCCGTCTTAATGTCCTCAAGATGCTAATATTGGTTTTTCTGGCCTACGCTCTATGCTGGGGTCCTAACCAGGTGGTGTTCTTTGCATTCTGCATGGGGGTTCCACTCGACTTTGGCAGTTCACTTTATCATACGACGGTGGTGCTCGGCTATATCAATTCATCAATAAACCCGTTTATTTACGCCTTAAAATACAGGCAGTTTCAGAAGGGGGTTAGGTTGGTTTTCTGTCCAAAGAGCAGTAATACCGTCGCAAATACATCGATTGCTAGGATGGAAACCTAG